The proteins below are encoded in one region of Sideroxydans lithotrophicus ES-1:
- a CDS encoding integration host factor subunit beta, whose product MTRSELIQQLASRHPELTSNDIEMSVRLILDKISSVLENKARVEIRGFGTFATLHRPPRNGHNPKTGKVVKVPAKYVPHFRAGKELRVRVNHGNSSIR is encoded by the coding sequence ATGACGCGATCAGAACTGATACAACAGCTTGCTTCCCGTCATCCCGAGCTCACCTCAAACGACATCGAGATGAGTGTCCGCCTCATCCTGGATAAGATATCCAGCGTTCTGGAAAACAAGGCAAGAGTCGAAATACGCGGATTCGGAACCTTTGCGACCCTGCATCGTCCGCCGCGCAATGGACATAATCCCAAAACAGGCAAGGTGGTCAAGGTGCCTGCCAAATATGTGCCGCATTTCAGGGCGGGCAAGGAATTGCGTGTACGAGTCAATCACGGTAACTCCAGCATCCGTTAG
- the cydX gene encoding cytochrome bd-I oxidase subunit CydX has protein sequence MWYFAWILGVSMAILLAIVNTMMCDAQACVTKEESSDKE, from the coding sequence ATGTGGTATTTCGCCTGGATACTGGGAGTCTCGATGGCCATTCTGCTGGCCATCGTCAACACCATGATGTGCGACGCGCAAGCTTGCGTCACCAAGGAAGAATCAAGCGACAAGGAATGA
- a CDS encoding cytochrome ubiquinol oxidase subunit I, which translates to MISTELVDLSRLQFAVTALYHFLFVPLTLGMTFLLVIMEGSYLVTGQQIYKDMTRFWGKLFGINFALGVTTGLTMEFQFGTNWAYYSHYVGDIFGAPLAIEGLMAFFLESTFIGLFFFGWDRLTKGQHFMVTILTAIGSNLSALWILIANGWMQDPVGAEFSYTTMRMELTDFWQVIFNPTAQAKFVHTVSAGYVTASLFVLGISSWYLLKGRDIEFARRSFRIAAAFGFASALSVIVLGDESGYTISESQQTKLAAMEAMWHTEPAPAAFNVFAIPNEKEQRNDFEVQIPYVMGIIGTRSFSKEIPGIAEIKEKNRKRIESGLLAVNAMEELRKNKNDVAAKQVFEDHKKDLGFGLLLKKYTEDVTKATPEMIQQAVDSTVPRVAPLFWSFRVMVALGFAFALLLGLSLYHTVRGTFLKQRWLLRWAMLFIPMPWIAAELGWFVAEYGRQPWTIYGVLPTHLSASSLSVGSLYGSLTGFVVFYTGLLVIEMYLMVKFARKGPGSLGTGRYHSEQTATATI; encoded by the coding sequence ATGATTAGCACTGAACTGGTCGACCTTTCGAGGTTGCAATTTGCGGTCACCGCGCTGTATCACTTCCTGTTCGTTCCTCTCACCCTGGGTATGACCTTCCTGCTGGTCATCATGGAAGGCTCATACCTGGTGACCGGACAACAGATCTACAAAGACATGACCCGATTCTGGGGCAAACTGTTCGGGATCAACTTTGCGCTCGGTGTGACCACCGGGTTGACCATGGAGTTCCAGTTCGGCACCAACTGGGCCTACTATTCGCATTATGTCGGTGACATCTTCGGAGCACCGCTGGCGATCGAGGGGCTCATGGCGTTCTTCCTCGAATCCACCTTCATCGGCCTGTTCTTCTTCGGCTGGGACCGCCTGACCAAGGGCCAGCATTTCATGGTCACCATACTCACCGCGATCGGTTCCAACCTGTCGGCACTGTGGATCCTGATCGCCAACGGCTGGATGCAGGACCCGGTGGGCGCCGAGTTCTCCTACACCACCATGCGCATGGAGCTCACCGACTTCTGGCAGGTGATCTTCAACCCCACCGCACAGGCCAAGTTCGTGCATACCGTCTCCGCCGGCTATGTCACCGCTTCGCTGTTCGTGCTCGGCATCTCATCCTGGTACCTGCTCAAGGGACGCGATATCGAATTCGCACGCCGCTCGTTCCGCATCGCCGCCGCCTTCGGCTTCGCCTCCGCGCTGTCGGTGATCGTGCTCGGCGACGAATCCGGCTACACCATCTCCGAATCGCAACAGACAAAACTGGCGGCCATGGAAGCGATGTGGCATACCGAACCGGCACCGGCCGCGTTCAACGTGTTCGCCATCCCCAACGAGAAGGAACAGCGCAACGACTTTGAAGTACAGATCCCCTATGTGATGGGCATCATCGGCACGCGCAGCTTCAGCAAGGAGATCCCGGGCATCGCCGAGATCAAGGAGAAGAACCGCAAACGCATCGAGTCCGGCCTGCTCGCAGTGAACGCGATGGAAGAACTGCGCAAGAACAAGAACGATGTCGCAGCGAAACAGGTGTTCGAAGACCACAAGAAGGATCTGGGGTTCGGCCTGCTGCTGAAGAAATACACCGAGGACGTCACCAAGGCGACACCGGAAATGATCCAGCAGGCTGTCGACAGCACGGTGCCGCGCGTCGCACCGCTGTTCTGGTCTTTCCGCGTGATGGTCGCGCTGGGCTTTGCCTTCGCCCTGCTGCTCGGCCTGTCGCTGTACCACACGGTGCGCGGCACCTTCCTCAAGCAGCGCTGGCTGCTGCGCTGGGCGATGCTGTTCATCCCGATGCCGTGGATCGCCGCCGAACTGGGCTGGTTCGTGGCTGAATACGGTCGCCAGCCGTGGACCATCTACGGCGTGCTGCCTACCCATCTGTCGGCTTCCAGCCTGTCGGTAGGCAGCCTGTACGGATCGCTCACCGGCTTCGTCGTGTTCTACACCGGACTGCTCGTCATCGAGATGTACCTGATGGTGAAGTTCGCGCGCAAGGGACCGGGCAGCCTGGGTACCGGACGCTACCACTCCGAACAAACCGCAACCGCCACTATCTGA
- a CDS encoding sigma-54 interaction domain-containing protein codes for MSHSSISELMSYLDTLAEPRIVLDRSYNIIGANRAYLSYYHVGDLPIAGRHCYEVSHRYKRPCDEEGESCPLKSSLQSGQPHRVLHIHHTVRGDEHVDVELTPIRNAEGEIEYFVEMIHTVRAGSALPEGELVGRSAAFNRMLEQVTRVAPSQADVLLLGESGTGKELVAHAVHDASKRATGPFVAVDCSSLPENLFESELFGYEKGAFSGANQRKQGLVEAASGGTLFLDEVGDIPLGLQVKLLRLLETGTYRRVGGVEPLRSDFRLVAATHRDLKKMIAEGSFRRDLYYRISTFPILLPSLSERMEDLPLLMEALLKRISTDHAMSIHPATLLCLSKYDFPGNIRELRNLIERATLLADGDVLLPEHFPDPCEEKQDSLHSGQSFSQVMTLEEMEKSYLEWQVRNSGLGRRELAERLGIGERTLFRKLGKLTKI; via the coding sequence ATGAGCCATAGTTCTATTTCCGAGCTGATGTCCTATCTCGATACGCTGGCGGAACCACGCATCGTGCTCGATCGGAGCTACAACATCATAGGCGCCAATCGCGCCTATCTCAGTTATTACCATGTGGGCGATTTGCCCATCGCCGGACGGCATTGCTATGAAGTGTCCCACCGCTATAAGCGTCCCTGCGACGAGGAGGGCGAGTCCTGTCCGCTCAAGTCCAGCCTGCAGAGCGGACAACCGCATCGGGTGTTGCACATCCACCACACGGTGCGCGGGGACGAGCATGTGGACGTGGAGTTGACGCCGATACGCAACGCGGAAGGAGAGATCGAGTATTTCGTCGAGATGATCCATACCGTGCGTGCCGGCAGCGCTTTGCCCGAAGGGGAGTTGGTAGGACGTTCCGCAGCGTTCAACCGGATGCTGGAACAGGTGACGAGAGTGGCGCCGTCGCAAGCGGACGTGTTGCTGCTGGGCGAGTCCGGCACGGGCAAGGAGCTGGTGGCCCACGCGGTGCACGACGCCAGCAAGCGTGCGACGGGGCCATTCGTCGCGGTCGATTGTTCCAGCCTGCCCGAGAACCTGTTCGAGAGCGAACTGTTCGGCTATGAGAAGGGTGCATTCAGTGGCGCGAACCAGCGCAAGCAGGGACTGGTCGAAGCCGCCAGTGGCGGTACGCTGTTCCTCGACGAGGTGGGCGATATCCCGCTGGGTTTGCAGGTGAAACTATTGCGGCTGCTGGAAACCGGCACCTATCGCCGGGTGGGGGGCGTCGAGCCTTTGCGCTCGGATTTTCGCCTGGTTGCGGCTACCCATCGCGACCTCAAGAAAATGATCGCCGAGGGAAGTTTCCGCCGCGATCTGTATTACCGCATCAGCACTTTCCCGATCCTGCTGCCGTCCCTGAGCGAACGGATGGAGGACTTGCCGTTGCTGATGGAGGCCTTGCTGAAGCGCATCAGTACCGATCATGCGATGTCTATCCATCCCGCCACGCTGCTGTGCCTGTCCAAATACGATTTTCCCGGGAACATCCGCGAATTGCGCAACCTGATCGAGCGTGCGACGCTGCTGGCAGACGGCGATGTCCTGCTGCCCGAACATTTTCCCGATCCTTGCGAAGAGAAGCAGGATTCATTGCACTCTGGTCAGAGCTTCAGCCAGGTCATGACGCTGGAGGAGATGGAAAAGAGTTATCTGGAATGGCAGGTTCGGAATTCAGGGCTGGGCCGCAGGGAATTGGCAGAGCGGCTGGGGATAGGCGAACGGACCCTGTTCAGAAAATTGGGCAAGCTGACCAAGATATGA
- a CDS encoding zinc-dependent peptidase translates to MRRILRRNPIPQHIWHSVTRHAVVLHELDAVQMAHLRELATWFLHSKQINGVQGLDVTLPMRVTVAAQACLLILNLDVDHFDNWVEVILYPGAFRVHHEQVDAVGVVHSEASVLSGESWLRGPVILSWDDVERDTHDCQTGRNVVLHEFAHKLDGLNGAVNGMPPLRSGMSRKRWAEDLGAAYAVLCRQVAAGDPACIDPYAATSPAEFFAVVSEYFFAAPAILKKCYPDVHRQLELLYHQPVSR, encoded by the coding sequence ATGCGTCGAATTCTGCGGCGGAATCCGATCCCTCAGCATATCTGGCACAGTGTTACCCGCCATGCTGTAGTGTTGCACGAGCTGGATGCAGTGCAAATGGCACACCTGCGCGAACTGGCGACATGGTTCTTGCATAGCAAACAGATCAATGGGGTGCAAGGCCTGGATGTGACATTGCCCATGCGTGTAACTGTGGCTGCCCAGGCCTGCCTGCTGATCCTGAATCTGGATGTCGATCATTTCGACAATTGGGTTGAGGTCATTCTTTATCCCGGTGCGTTCCGGGTTCATCATGAACAGGTGGATGCCGTGGGCGTGGTGCATAGCGAAGCAAGCGTGTTGTCCGGCGAATCATGGTTGCGCGGACCGGTGATCCTGTCCTGGGACGACGTGGAGCGGGATACCCATGATTGCCAGACGGGGCGGAATGTCGTGCTGCATGAGTTCGCGCATAAGCTGGATGGCCTCAATGGAGCTGTGAATGGCATGCCACCATTGCGTAGCGGCATGAGCAGGAAAAGATGGGCCGAGGACCTGGGGGCAGCTTATGCAGTCCTTTGCCGGCAAGTGGCGGCAGGCGATCCTGCCTGCATCGACCCTTATGCTGCCACCAGCCCGGCTGAATTCTTTGCGGTTGTGAGCGAATATTTCTTTGCGGCACCGGCCATTCTGAAAAAATGCTATCCGGATGTCCACAGACAACTGGAGCTGCTTTATCATCAGCCGGTGTCGCGTTGA
- a CDS encoding phosphate ABC transporter substrate-binding protein, with the protein MRSPIMIRNSLMSALLLAISTFAASAYADVVVIVSSRSHIKNLTAEQTTKIFLGKIGTFPNGQTAIPIDQPEGSAIRDEFYTKVVHKSPAQLTAYWAKIIFTGDGHPPKRLAGNATVRKAIAGNPNAIGYIDRSAVNRSVRIVLKP; encoded by the coding sequence GTGAGATCACCAATCATGATCCGCAACAGCTTGATGTCTGCCCTGCTTCTTGCAATATCCACATTTGCCGCGAGCGCATATGCCGACGTGGTTGTCATCGTGTCATCCAGAAGCCATATCAAGAACCTGACCGCCGAACAGACCACCAAGATTTTCCTTGGCAAGATCGGCACCTTTCCGAATGGCCAGACTGCCATTCCCATCGACCAGCCTGAAGGCAGCGCAATCCGGGATGAGTTCTACACCAAGGTCGTCCACAAGAGCCCGGCCCAACTCACAGCCTACTGGGCAAAGATCATTTTCACGGGCGATGGCCACCCACCCAAACGATTGGCTGGCAATGCCACCGTCAGAAAAGCCATAGCAGGCAATCCCAACGCCATCGGCTATATCGACAGGAGCGCTGTGAATCGCAGCGTCAGGATCGTTCTCAAACCTTAA
- the cydP gene encoding cytochrome oxidase putative small subunit CydP — protein sequence MKLFHEQPLARKIAIVTAIKLAGLLAIWWIFFSGGESTLTPEQVSSAVLRTQTHNTTTP from the coding sequence ATGAAACTTTTTCACGAGCAACCGCTTGCCAGAAAGATCGCCATCGTGACCGCAATCAAGCTCGCCGGATTGCTGGCCATCTGGTGGATCTTCTTCAGCGGCGGCGAAAGCACGCTGACACCGGAACAGGTCAGCAGCGCGGTTCTGCGAACCCAGACTCACAACACTACGACACCATGA
- a CDS encoding response regulator, whose amino-acid sequence MDNIEESGAQPTVLVRPTILVVDDAVENLMIMESILAKEYSLKMFNQAKDALDYAYTNPPDLVLLDVMMPDIDGFEACRRLKAKPELADVPVIFITSKNEDEYEEMGFSVGASDFIHKPINAPIVIARVKTHLKIKFVMDYLRKENARLQGSAKQSSSELVEIMKMLWGSPFIKF is encoded by the coding sequence ATGGACAATATAGAAGAGTCTGGCGCACAGCCTACTGTGCTAGTACGTCCCACCATATTGGTGGTAGATGATGCAGTCGAGAATCTGATGATCATGGAGTCGATTTTGGCGAAGGAATATTCGCTGAAAATGTTTAATCAGGCCAAAGATGCTCTCGATTACGCATATACCAATCCTCCCGACCTGGTTTTGCTCGATGTCATGATGCCCGATATTGACGGGTTCGAAGCATGTCGCCGACTCAAAGCGAAACCGGAGCTTGCGGATGTCCCTGTTATTTTCATCACCTCGAAGAATGAGGACGAATATGAAGAGATGGGGTTTTCGGTCGGCGCCTCGGATTTCATTCACAAACCCATTAACGCCCCGATAGTGATTGCGCGCGTTAAAACGCATCTGAAAATCAAGTTCGTGATGGATTACCTGAGGAAAGAAAATGCCCGCTTGCAAGGCAGCGCAAAACAGTCATCTTCCGAACTGGTTGAAATCATGAAGATGCTATGGGGCAGCCCGTTCATTAAATTCTGA
- a CDS encoding class I SAM-dependent methyltransferase, with amino-acid sequence MKISEPGYDRVCDERDIYERLLPLEDADILELGCGKAEKTFAIAERGKANRIVALEVDEIQHAKNLQRKTPSNVSFQLGGAQAIPVGDRSFDIVLMFKSLHHVPLALMDTAMAEIHRVLKPGGMAYISEPVFAGEFNEILRLFHDEQAVRAAAFAAVERAVAAGSFELASETFFDTPVHFENFEQFEEQILKVTHTQHRLAPELYQQVRQKFMHHMKTDGASFRTPIRVDLLRKV; translated from the coding sequence ATGAAGATATCCGAACCAGGCTATGACCGGGTTTGCGATGAACGGGATATTTACGAGCGTCTGCTGCCTCTCGAAGATGCGGACATCCTCGAGCTCGGCTGCGGCAAGGCCGAAAAGACCTTTGCCATCGCAGAACGCGGAAAGGCAAACAGGATCGTTGCGCTGGAAGTCGACGAGATCCAGCACGCAAAGAACCTGCAGCGCAAAACTCCTTCCAATGTGAGTTTTCAACTTGGCGGAGCGCAGGCGATCCCGGTCGGCGATCGCTCCTTCGATATCGTGTTGATGTTCAAGTCGCTGCATCATGTACCGCTGGCGCTGATGGATACGGCGATGGCCGAGATACATCGAGTGCTGAAACCGGGCGGGATGGCGTACATTTCCGAGCCGGTCTTTGCCGGGGAATTCAATGAGATCCTCAGACTCTTTCATGACGAGCAGGCCGTGCGGGCAGCCGCTTTCGCCGCTGTTGAGCGTGCAGTTGCTGCTGGCAGCTTCGAGCTGGCGAGTGAGACCTTCTTCGATACGCCTGTCCATTTTGAAAACTTTGAACAGTTCGAAGAGCAGATATTGAAGGTGACCCACACACAGCACCGATTGGCACCGGAGCTCTACCAACAGGTAAGGCAGAAATTCATGCATCACATGAAAACTGATGGAGCGAGCTTCAGGACACCGATACGGGTAGACTTGTTGCGCAAGGTCTGA
- a CDS encoding cyd operon YbgE family protein translates to MTVRQETVPAAHGGIYAALPRMLSLLLALALTGIILTYPRALGHTSHGMLSLTMLGICAGFIHGVGFIPETRLWRLLFGPWVAWALMGLGLWLLLNS, encoded by the coding sequence ATGACCGTGCGCCAGGAAACAGTACCAGCCGCGCATGGCGGCATCTATGCAGCATTGCCGCGCATGCTGTCGCTGCTGCTGGCGCTGGCCCTGACCGGGATCATCCTCACCTATCCGAGGGCACTCGGCCATACCAGCCACGGCATGCTGTCGCTGACGATGCTGGGCATCTGTGCCGGGTTCATTCACGGCGTGGGTTTCATCCCTGAAACCAGGCTGTGGCGTTTGCTGTTCGGGCCCTGGGTGGCATGGGCACTGATGGGTCTTGGGCTATGGCTCTTGCTTAACAGCTGA
- the cydB gene encoding cytochrome d ubiquinol oxidase subunit II, which produces MLDYETLKIIWWLLVGALLLGFAIMDGHDMGVGTLLPFAGKNDTERRIMINTVGPHWDGNQVWFITAGGAIFAAWPLVYATAFSGFYWAMLAVLWALFFRPVGFDYRSKIENPTWRKTWDWGLFVGGFVPPLIFGVAFGNLLQGVPFHFDNDLRSFYTGTFWALLNPFALLTGVVSTAMITAHGANYLMIRTEGDVYRRVRTASLVFGALTLVTFALAGIWLANSIQGYVITSVIDGNALPNPLDKTVVTQAGAWLHNYTLYPAAKLVPAIGFAGGLLAIAAAWFNKPLTAFVSSSLGMLGIIGTAGVSLFPFIMPSSSDPRSSLTVWDSVSSQLTLTLMLGATVIFLPLIVVYTSWAYKKMSGKVTAEFINANDKSAY; this is translated from the coding sequence ATGCTCGATTATGAAACGTTAAAAATCATCTGGTGGCTGCTGGTCGGTGCATTGCTGCTCGGCTTCGCCATCATGGACGGACATGACATGGGCGTCGGCACCCTGCTGCCCTTTGCCGGCAAGAACGACACCGAACGCCGCATCATGATCAACACCGTCGGCCCGCACTGGGACGGCAACCAGGTGTGGTTCATCACCGCCGGCGGTGCCATCTTCGCCGCCTGGCCGCTGGTCTACGCCACTGCCTTCTCCGGCTTCTACTGGGCCATGCTCGCCGTGCTGTGGGCGCTGTTCTTCCGCCCGGTAGGCTTCGATTACCGCAGCAAGATCGAGAACCCGACCTGGCGTAAGACCTGGGACTGGGGCTTGTTCGTGGGCGGCTTCGTCCCGCCGCTGATCTTCGGCGTGGCGTTCGGCAACCTGCTGCAAGGCGTGCCGTTCCACTTCGACAATGACCTGCGTTCGTTCTACACCGGCACCTTCTGGGCCCTGCTCAACCCGTTCGCGCTGCTCACCGGTGTCGTCAGCACGGCGATGATCACCGCGCATGGTGCGAACTACCTGATGATCCGCACCGAAGGGGATGTGTATCGCCGCGTGCGCACCGCCTCGCTGGTGTTCGGCGCACTCACACTGGTCACCTTCGCACTTGCCGGCATCTGGCTGGCGAACAGCATCCAGGGTTATGTGATCACCAGCGTGATCGACGGCAATGCCTTGCCCAACCCGCTGGACAAGACCGTGGTCACCCAGGCCGGTGCATGGTTGCATAACTACACCCTGTATCCGGCTGCCAAGCTGGTTCCCGCCATCGGCTTCGCCGGCGGGTTGCTGGCCATCGCAGCTGCCTGGTTCAACAAACCGCTGACCGCCTTCGTCAGCTCTTCGTTGGGCATGCTGGGCATCATCGGCACCGCCGGGGTATCGCTGTTCCCGTTCATCATGCCGTCCAGTTCCGACCCGCGTTCCAGCCTGACGGTGTGGGATAGCGTCTCCTCGCAACTGACGCTGACCCTGATGCTGGGTGCGACAGTGATCTTCCTGCCGCTCATCGTCGTCTACACCAGCTGGGCCTACAAGAAGATGTCGGGCAAGGTCACTGCCGAATTCATCAACGCCAACGACAAGTCAGCATACTGA
- a CDS encoding response regulator — protein sequence MKLSKFSNYPLKLKLLLVPAVATFSFVAYLIYSSLVLSGGNALLKEIRDAQFPTLYAAGENLKSFDGVVESLNAAAATGEVDYLEGAKAKSSEILNRYDSMERMDPTHTNEIEKLKSDFNTFYILAFNVAQRMMAKKNPPSQQEINELRELRNAYSLSAVSYRDAAEKEFQETIHKAIRRSDRAQGSGAIIGSVMLFVIAILTLLVNRGIVVLERVVENRNKMLLLVNSELEQEIQKLKSAEEARSHAEAASHIKDEFLANMSHELRTPMNAVIGLSHLCLQTELSDKQQDYLQKIHSSAKSLLGILNDILDVSKIEAGKMELDRIAFELDEVLGNLSTILWAKSHEKNLELLLETAPDVPSVLVGDPLRLGQVLINLAGNAVKFTAKGEVVVSIDLEKEEGDQVVLRFAVKDTGIGMSQSEIDKLFRPFTQADTSITRKFGGTGLGLTISKRLIEMMGGKIWVESTPGSGSKFIFTANFLKAKGRENAPRTEFAGFDGMRVLAVDDSENSLSILKNYLESFSFDVSVASNGRSALSTVRKANKDGKPFSLAILDWKMPEMDGLELARELHAMTEAENKPKILLIAGYGQNGTPALRNNKVVDGVLEKPFNQNKLFDAISRISGPDQSATGKFRITGAQFNPLLVSQVRGAHLLLVEDNEINQQVAQELLEGFGIKVAVAENGEEAIARLNEEQFDGVLMDMQMPVMDGISATREIRKNPKFATLPIIALTANVYVSEQNAFLAAGMNDHIGKPLDPDRLVATLAKWLRPARKAETVQPPPVAAISAPEALPDLPGVKVATSVRRIGGNVALYYSLLDKFRVNQLSTADQIRAALAAGDAKTAERLAHTLKGIAGTLGAESLQQQAELLENNIKNGSLGDIESLLAQANQQIRNLIASIDLAIEARTS from the coding sequence GTGAAATTGAGCAAATTCAGCAACTATCCATTGAAACTCAAATTGCTGCTGGTGCCAGCGGTTGCCACATTCAGTTTTGTCGCCTACCTGATCTACTCTTCGCTGGTTCTGTCTGGTGGGAATGCGCTGCTCAAAGAGATACGCGACGCTCAGTTCCCGACGCTCTATGCCGCGGGGGAAAACCTGAAAAGTTTCGACGGCGTGGTGGAATCGCTAAATGCGGCAGCCGCAACCGGTGAAGTGGATTATCTGGAGGGCGCCAAGGCCAAGTCGTCTGAAATTTTGAACCGATATGACTCGATGGAACGGATGGATCCGACCCATACGAACGAAATCGAAAAGTTGAAATCGGACTTCAATACCTTCTATATCCTGGCTTTCAATGTGGCCCAGAGAATGATGGCCAAAAAGAACCCACCCAGTCAGCAGGAAATAAACGAGTTGCGCGAATTGCGCAATGCTTATTCGTTATCCGCCGTGTCCTACAGGGATGCCGCGGAAAAAGAATTCCAGGAAACCATACACAAGGCGATCCGAAGATCAGATAGGGCACAGGGTTCAGGCGCCATCATCGGTTCTGTCATGCTTTTCGTCATTGCGATACTGACTTTACTGGTCAACCGCGGCATCGTAGTACTGGAAAGGGTAGTGGAGAACCGCAACAAGATGCTGTTATTGGTCAACAGCGAACTCGAGCAGGAGATTCAAAAACTGAAATCGGCCGAGGAGGCAAGAAGCCATGCCGAAGCAGCCAGCCATATCAAGGATGAATTTCTCGCCAACATGAGTCATGAGCTGCGCACACCGATGAATGCGGTCATAGGATTGAGCCATCTTTGTTTGCAAACCGAATTGTCCGATAAGCAGCAAGACTATCTGCAGAAGATCCATAGTTCGGCCAAATCTCTTCTGGGGATCCTGAACGATATTCTGGATGTTTCAAAGATCGAGGCTGGCAAGATGGAGCTGGATCGCATCGCCTTCGAGCTGGATGAGGTATTGGGCAACCTTTCCACTATCTTGTGGGCCAAATCTCATGAAAAGAATCTCGAGCTCCTTCTGGAGACCGCACCGGACGTTCCTTCCGTGCTGGTCGGCGATCCGCTCCGGTTAGGTCAAGTACTGATCAATCTGGCGGGAAACGCGGTGAAGTTCACCGCAAAGGGCGAGGTTGTAGTCAGTATCGACCTTGAAAAGGAAGAAGGTGACCAGGTCGTTCTGCGATTTGCGGTAAAAGACACGGGGATAGGAATGTCGCAGAGCGAGATCGACAAACTTTTCCGCCCGTTCACACAAGCCGATACCAGCATCACACGCAAATTCGGCGGAACCGGACTGGGCCTGACCATCAGCAAGCGCCTGATCGAAATGATGGGAGGAAAGATCTGGGTTGAAAGCACTCCAGGTTCAGGCTCGAAATTCATCTTCACCGCCAATTTCCTCAAGGCAAAAGGTCGTGAAAATGCTCCGCGAACCGAGTTCGCCGGGTTTGACGGCATGCGTGTTCTCGCGGTTGATGACAGCGAGAACAGCCTGAGCATATTGAAAAACTATCTCGAATCGTTCTCATTCGATGTCAGCGTTGCCAGCAATGGACGGAGTGCATTAAGCACAGTGCGCAAGGCGAATAAGGATGGCAAGCCATTCAGCCTGGCCATCCTCGACTGGAAGATGCCGGAAATGGACGGGCTGGAATTAGCCAGGGAATTGCACGCGATGACCGAAGCGGAGAACAAGCCGAAAATATTGCTGATTGCCGGCTATGGTCAGAATGGCACCCCGGCGCTCAGGAATAACAAAGTGGTGGATGGCGTGCTGGAAAAGCCATTCAATCAGAATAAATTGTTCGATGCGATCTCCAGGATTTCCGGCCCGGATCAATCGGCGACCGGAAAGTTCAGGATTACCGGCGCGCAATTCAATCCGCTACTCGTTTCCCAGGTTCGCGGAGCACATTTACTGCTTGTGGAGGACAACGAAATCAACCAGCAAGTCGCGCAGGAATTGCTTGAGGGATTCGGAATCAAGGTTGCGGTTGCCGAGAATGGGGAGGAAGCGATTGCACGCCTGAACGAAGAACAGTTCGACGGAGTGTTGATGGACATGCAGATGCCGGTGATGGATGGGATATCCGCCACCCGCGAAATCCGCAAGAACCCGAAGTTTGCCACTCTGCCGATCATCGCCCTGACCGCCAACGTATATGTCAGCGAGCAAAATGCTTTTCTGGCAGCAGGAATGAACGACCATATCGGCAAGCCTCTCGATCCGGACCGGCTGGTGGCCACGCTTGCCAAATGGCTGCGCCCTGCCCGGAAAGCTGAAACTGTCCAACCTCCACCCGTAGCCGCAATTTCTGCGCCAGAAGCCTTACCTGATTTGCCTGGTGTCAAAGTGGCTACTAGCGTACGTCGCATAGGAGGAAACGTTGCCCTGTATTATTCATTGCTCGACAAGTTCAGAGTCAATCAACTGAGTACTGCCGACCAGATCCGGGCAGCACTGGCGGCTGGCGATGCTAAAACTGCTGAAAGACTGGCACACACTCTCAAGGGAATAGCCGGCACTCTTGGCGCAGAATCACTGCAACAGCAGGCTGAACTATTGGAAAACAACATCAAGAATGGATCACTCGGCGATATTGAATCTTTGCTGGCTCAGGCCAACCAGCAGATCAGGAATCTGATTGCCTCCATAGACCTGGCTATCGAGGCTCGCACAAGTTGA